One window of Sulfurospirillum sp. 1612 genomic DNA carries:
- the trmB gene encoding tRNA (guanosine(46)-N7)-methyltransferase TrmB, giving the protein MPNIKTKNLTMPNFPATFGESHFCFVASSDHEKLVKVIHKTYEFFIQIREKNGTYLIKADKITRPSQVVFVHQAMRDFRDLCGCEVLFSNIDSHKYKTLKSYAALKSISYFVDAFQYDKELWVEVGFGSGRHLLHQAKAHPDIQFVGLEIHKPSIEQVAKQCELQEINNIALLDFDARIFFEFLASNSVGRIFVHFPVPWDEKPHRRVISQDFIQESLRILKPEGTLELRTDSDKYFHYSLGEFLRLNKATLSIKKNQELAISSKYEDRWKRQEKDIYDLTLTHHDSDEAKEKIGKLAFEKGYDFATINKNFVPTLRKDDSYFLHIEKMYQIDTHEGIIKVSFGSSFKNERAFIYLSSDKTQYFPDNVLATKANQKAHDSMKEWLNEIQK; this is encoded by the coding sequence ATGCCAAACATAAAAACCAAAAATCTCACTATGCCTAATTTTCCTGCTACTTTTGGAGAGAGTCATTTCTGTTTCGTCGCCTCAAGCGACCATGAAAAACTCGTCAAAGTGATTCATAAAACTTATGAATTTTTTATCCAGATAAGAGAAAAAAATGGCACGTATCTCATCAAAGCCGATAAAATTACCCGACCGTCTCAAGTGGTTTTTGTGCATCAAGCCATGCGAGATTTTAGGGATTTGTGTGGTTGTGAAGTGTTGTTTTCCAATATCGACTCGCACAAGTACAAAACATTGAAAAGTTATGCTGCGCTAAAAAGTATCAGTTATTTTGTTGATGCATTTCAATACGACAAAGAGCTTTGGGTTGAGGTCGGATTTGGGAGCGGTAGGCACTTGTTGCATCAAGCAAAGGCGCATCCTGATATTCAGTTTGTCGGTTTAGAGATTCACAAGCCTTCTATTGAACAAGTGGCCAAACAGTGTGAATTACAAGAAATCAATAATATTGCACTTCTTGATTTTGATGCGCGTATTTTCTTTGAATTTTTAGCCTCAAATAGTGTGGGTAGAATTTTTGTGCATTTTCCGGTACCTTGGGATGAAAAACCTCACCGGAGAGTTATCTCTCAAGATTTTATACAAGAATCGCTTCGGATTTTGAAACCTGAGGGGACGCTTGAGTTGCGTACTGATAGCGACAAATATTTTCATTATTCGTTGGGAGAATTTTTACGGCTCAATAAAGCCACGCTTTCTATTAAGAAGAATCAAGAACTGGCCATCAGTAGCAAGTATGAAGATCGATGGAAGCGACAAGAAAAAGATATTTATGATTTGACACTCACACATCATGATAGTGATGAAGCAAAAGAAAAAATTGGGAAATTAGCTTTTGAAAAGGGGTATGATTTTGCGACAATCAATAAAAATTTTGTACCAACACTTCGCAAAGATGATAGCTACTTTTTGCATATTGAGAAAATGTATCAGATTGATACGCATGAGGGGATTATCAAAGTCTCTTTTGGTTCAAGTTTTAAAAATGAACGGGCTTTTATTTATCTTTCTTCTGATAAAACACAATATTTTCCGGATAATGTTTTGGCAACCAAAGCCAATCAAAAAGCTCATGACTCTATGAAAGAGTGGCTCAATGAAATTCAAAAATAA
- a CDS encoding murein hydrolase activator EnvC family protein yields MKLLYAIVLLCYTFTVLEANTDKEIKNKVSALSSKSRQEKSLNKKFKSLASQILTQMKNLEILKKKINTLDKSISIGQKDIKTKKSTLSKLLNNNKELLQEKKALEAKLIRIIAKDFSYYLISDKDYVETQNSILIDEIIKKMNVIMKKEFAQLAKNYEKINKNIASHQNKIKKLRADISDLKSKKQELIRLIARRESAIKSLASEKKRYKKRLVRLDKEKQSIRATLERLKILKKQEISRARRQKRLTKNQKTLKVRQIGSSYQSANVRRYRGRKTIAPLDSFVIKRKFGNYIDPIYKIKIFNESIVMESNIRNAKVKNVLNGKVVFARDTAVLDKVVIVENSHGIHTIYAHLSQIAPTIRVGKKILKGYIIGRVKDELTFEVTQKNYHINPLDLIALKH; encoded by the coding sequence ATGAAGTTATTATATGCCATCGTGCTGCTTTGCTATACCTTTACGGTGCTTGAAGCCAATACTGATAAAGAAATCAAAAATAAAGTGAGTGCGCTTAGCAGTAAAAGCAGACAAGAGAAAAGTCTCAACAAAAAATTCAAAAGTTTGGCCAGCCAAATTTTGACTCAAATGAAAAATTTAGAAATATTAAAAAAGAAAATCAACACCCTAGATAAAAGCATATCAATTGGTCAGAAAGATATCAAAACCAAAAAGAGTACGCTGAGTAAATTACTAAATAATAACAAAGAATTACTCCAAGAAAAAAAAGCGCTCGAAGCCAAGTTGATTCGTATTATCGCCAAGGATTTTTCTTATTATCTTATCAGCGATAAGGATTATGTTGAGACTCAAAATTCGATTTTGATTGATGAAATAATCAAAAAAATGAATGTCATCATGAAAAAAGAGTTTGCCCAGTTGGCAAAAAATTATGAAAAAATTAATAAAAATATCGCATCACACCAAAATAAAATCAAAAAATTACGCGCGGACATCTCGGATTTAAAATCAAAAAAACAAGAGTTAATACGATTAATCGCAAGACGAGAATCTGCGATAAAATCTTTGGCAAGTGAGAAAAAAAGATATAAAAAAAGATTGGTACGCTTAGACAAAGAAAAACAAAGCATTCGTGCGACTTTGGAGCGCTTGAAGATATTAAAAAAACAAGAAATTTCAAGAGCACGTCGTCAAAAGCGTCTTACAAAAAATCAAAAAACACTCAAAGTCAGACAAATAGGCTCTTCGTATCAAAGTGCCAATGTTAGGCGTTATCGTGGAAGAAAAACGATTGCCCCTTTGGATAGTTTTGTCATCAAACGAAAATTTGGAAATTATATTGATCCGATATATAAGATAAAAATATTCAATGAATCCATCGTCATGGAGTCCAATATTCGTAATGCAAAAGTTAAAAATGTTTTGAATGGGAAAGTGGTGTTTGCCAGAGATACGGCGGTATTAGACAAGGTAGTGATTGTTGAAAATAGTCACGGAATTCATACGATATATGCACATCTCAGTCAAATTGCACCGACGATTAGAGTAGGGAAAAAAATACTAAAAGGGTACATTATCGGCAGAGTTAAAGATGAATTGACTTTTGAAGTCACTCAGAAAAATTACCACATAAATCCGCTAGATTTGATTGCTTTAAAGCATTAA
- a CDS encoding cell division ATP-binding protein FtsE: MEYVIHAQDLSINYDREEPVITEASLGVHSHDFVFITGKSGSGKSTLLKSFYGELAAQKGILEICGINMQKIGNNKLNLLRRYLGIIFQDYKLIPSWTIEKNIMLPLMIGGFSKSVCEAQAVKLLRHVKLTHKIGKYPLELSGGEQQRVAIARALAHNPILILADEPTGNLDDYSSEVIWGLLKNAREHLGTTVVVVTHHIPSTIGIDYKHLFLDKGILHEVP; encoded by the coding sequence ATGGAATACGTGATACACGCCCAAGATTTATCAATCAATTATGATCGTGAAGAGCCGGTCATCACAGAAGCGTCCTTGGGGGTACACTCTCATGATTTTGTATTTATCACCGGCAAAAGTGGTAGTGGCAAATCGACACTTCTCAAGTCTTTTTATGGCGAATTAGCAGCCCAAAAAGGCATCTTAGAGATTTGTGGTATTAATATGCAAAAAATCGGTAATAACAAACTTAATTTATTGCGACGTTATCTTGGGATTATTTTTCAAGATTACAAACTCATCCCCTCATGGACGATTGAAAAAAATATTATGTTGCCACTCATGATTGGAGGCTTTTCAAAATCGGTTTGCGAAGCACAGGCTGTCAAGCTTTTAAGGCATGTTAAGTTGACGCATAAGATTGGTAAATATCCTCTTGAGCTCAGTGGTGGAGAACAGCAGCGTGTTGCGATTGCCAGAGCTTTGGCACACAATCCAATTTTGATTTTAGCAGATGAACCCACTGGTAATTTAGATGATTATTCCAGCGAAGTGATTTGGGGATTATTAAAAAATGCGAGAGAGCATTTAGGTACGACAGTTGTGGTCGTCACCCATCATATTCCCTCAACCATTGGCATTGATTATAAACATCTTTTTTTAGATAAAGGCATTTTACATGAAGTCCCTTAA
- a CDS encoding FtsX-like permease family protein, with protein sequence MKSLKNHISVILSLFVLLLSVESSIVIDKIIKGQDKKMLSSYSIVVVSNKTLQLDDIQKQVSEVASISTISSEKILDKLKNDMTADNLALLKIALPHFYSLKLNVLPTKDRLERIKKVLLSSKSISKVEVFSKTYENIFQVLRILQLITYAFSGIIILISILLLFKQIRIWILEHEEKMQIMSYFGATFWMKSAFLYKLVLIDSLISSVFVVGCFELLQRSTTVRLQLSMLDIDFPSFSMLHDGGLLFAISLVFSLVIVTFVSMKMSD encoded by the coding sequence ATGAAGTCCCTTAAAAACCATATTTCAGTCATCCTCTCTTTATTTGTATTGCTTTTAAGTGTTGAATCTAGTATTGTGATTGATAAGATTATTAAAGGTCAAGATAAAAAAATGCTTTCAAGTTATTCGATTGTTGTTGTTTCGAACAAAACGTTGCAACTGGATGACATTCAAAAGCAAGTGTCTGAGGTTGCTTCCATCAGCACCATCAGTTCTGAAAAAATATTGGATAAATTAAAAAACGACATGACAGCTGATAATCTGGCACTGCTAAAGATTGCACTACCGCATTTTTATTCTCTCAAACTCAATGTGTTACCAACCAAAGATCGACTCGAGAGGATAAAAAAAGTGTTGCTATCTTCAAAATCGATTTCTAAGGTTGAAGTGTTCTCGAAGACTTATGAAAATATATTTCAAGTGTTACGTATTTTACAGCTGATTACTTATGCCTTTTCGGGTATTATTATTTTGATTTCGATTTTACTTTTGTTTAAACAAATACGGATTTGGATTTTAGAACATGAAGAAAAGATGCAAATTATGAGTTATTTTGGTGCAACTTTTTGGATGAAAAGTGCCTTTTTGTATAAGCTGGTTTTGATTGATTCTTTGATTAGTTCTGTTTTTGTAGTAGGCTGTTTTGAACTCCTACAGCGTAGCACGACGGTACGTCTGCAATTGAGCATGTTGGATATTGATTTTCCATCTTTTTCCATGCTTCATGATGGTGGTCTTTTATTTGCCATTTCATTGGTTTTTTCATTGGTGATTGTGACCTTTGTTTCTATGAAGATGAGTGATTGA
- a CDS encoding DNA-directed RNA polymerase subunit omega, with the protein MRTEQVIAEALKKVDSDRYLLSIMVSKRAEQLANGAQPLVKASTDKEKFTDIALKEIAEGQIILDSIIDLK; encoded by the coding sequence ATAAGAACAGAACAAGTAATTGCAGAAGCTTTAAAAAAAGTAGATAGCGATAGATATTTACTCTCTATTATGGTATCAAAAAGAGCAGAACAATTAGCAAATGGTGCACAACCTTTGGTTAAAGCAAGTACTGATAAAGAAAAATTTACTGATATTGCTTTGAAAGAGATTGCTGAAGGACAAATTATTTTGGATTCAATAATTGATTTAAAATGA
- a CDS encoding fibronectin type III domain-containing protein, whose protein sequence is MKLLKLITLSITSIIVFSGCQTTPLAPKKPQIDSTLPTVTQIKSLSDMTEVGFEWKANYDERVAGYYVYRSNPKVTSTKLQRIATVKDRYSTHFVDTKLTPETKYYYRFSTYSKEGRESVPSEMITVDTQKMIPSVAFIQAIVGLPNRVKVIWRPQEYPSVESYIIERNDLSSPEWKQIAEVKGRLSAEYIDAGLKDNYLYRYRIKVKTCNGIISHPSQIVEAHTKPLPPMVENLRATNNAPKKIVLSWDASTIPDFSYYKVYRTINPILFYSYYAKTKDNKFEDLINDNGKTYYYKVTAVDKDVLESLRQDSPVAGSTLGIPEEVSITSAKQDGKSIMLTWASYDNRAASYNIIKEYGSKKVNLTGITSFSYQDHDVIPGVDYKYSVVELDKYGLESKPSESIVVTIPKDQ, encoded by the coding sequence ATGAAACTATTAAAATTGATAACATTATCAATCACTTCCATCATCGTTTTTAGTGGCTGTCAGACGACACCGCTTGCTCCCAAAAAGCCTCAGATTGATTCGACCTTGCCGACGGTGACCCAAATCAAGTCATTGTCTGATATGACAGAAGTTGGTTTTGAGTGGAAGGCAAATTATGATGAGCGTGTTGCGGGTTATTATGTGTACCGATCTAATCCTAAAGTGACCTCCACCAAGTTGCAGCGTATTGCGACCGTCAAAGATAGATACAGTACCCATTTTGTCGATACAAAACTCACTCCAGAAACTAAATATTACTACCGATTTTCCACCTATTCAAAAGAGGGTCGAGAATCTGTTCCTAGTGAAATGATTACCGTAGATACTCAAAAAATGATTCCTTCTGTTGCTTTTATTCAAGCCATTGTAGGGTTACCCAATAGAGTCAAAGTGATTTGGAGACCGCAAGAGTATCCTAGTGTGGAATCTTATATTATAGAGAGAAATGATTTAAGTTCCCCAGAATGGAAACAAATTGCCGAAGTAAAAGGGCGCTTGAGTGCAGAGTATATCGATGCGGGATTAAAAGATAATTATCTGTATCGATACCGTATCAAAGTAAAAACGTGCAATGGCATTATTTCACACCCAAGCCAGATTGTCGAAGCGCATACCAAGCCTTTGCCTCCTATGGTAGAAAATCTTAGAGCGACGAATAATGCGCCTAAAAAGATAGTCTTGAGTTGGGATGCGAGTACGATTCCTGATTTTTCATATTACAAGGTGTATCGCACTATCAATCCCATCTTATTTTATAGCTATTATGCCAAAACAAAAGATAATAAATTTGAAGATTTGATCAATGATAATGGTAAAACCTATTACTATAAAGTCACAGCCGTGGATAAAGATGTATTAGAATCATTACGTCAAGATTCCCCTGTTGCGGGTAGTACCCTTGGCATACCAGAAGAGGTTTCTATCACATCAGCCAAGCAAGATGGCAAAAGTATCATGTTAACATGGGCTAGCTATGATAATCGTGCGGCTTCTTATAATATTATCAAAGAGTATGGTTCTAAAAAAGTCAATCTGACCGGTATCACCTCGTTTAGCTATCAAGATCATGATGTTATTCCAGGAGTCGATTATAAATACAGTGTTGTTGAGCTTGACAAATACGGTTTGGAATCAAAACCCTCTGAATCTATCGTCGTTACCATACCAAAAGATCAGTAA
- a CDS encoding RluA family pseudouridine synthase: MTFKAKEDSRIDIALSHEINISRSQVEKFIKNVGVYINQKKITKPGFKITSGDVVMYEFKEMHEEKSEYEVDFDVDILYEDDDMLIVNKPPFLTVHGAPSVKEATLVDWLKLRGISLSTISGEARHGIVHRIDKETSGALVVAKNNKAHVALSKQLEDKSMGRYYLAVIDLPLKEDQDVEKPIARNPKNRLQMAIVEGGKYAKSSFSKIALSQNEKFELIGAKLYTGRTHQIRIHLNSLSRHILGDSLYGFKSQNAKINRVMLHAYILYLRHPSSGEPMQIFAPLFDDFINVLDKYFDKDKIHETIKIDNIINHFHHRF; encoded by the coding sequence ATGACCTTTAAAGCCAAAGAAGATTCGCGAATTGACATCGCCTTGAGTCATGAGATAAATATCTCGCGTTCTCAAGTAGAAAAGTTTATCAAAAATGTCGGTGTTTATATTAATCAAAAAAAGATAACAAAACCGGGATTTAAGATTACTAGCGGTGATGTAGTGATGTATGAATTCAAAGAGATGCATGAAGAGAAAAGCGAATATGAAGTAGATTTTGATGTTGATATTTTGTATGAAGATGATGATATGTTGATTGTCAATAAGCCACCATTTCTCACCGTGCATGGAGCACCGAGTGTCAAAGAAGCCACGTTGGTAGATTGGCTAAAACTTAGAGGAATCTCACTCTCGACAATCAGTGGAGAAGCGCGTCATGGGATTGTGCATCGTATCGATAAAGAGACGAGTGGGGCGCTTGTGGTTGCCAAAAATAACAAAGCTCACGTGGCGTTATCTAAACAATTGGAAGATAAAAGTATGGGGCGTTATTATCTTGCTGTGATTGATTTACCGCTAAAAGAAGATCAAGATGTGGAAAAACCAATAGCGAGAAATCCTAAAAATAGACTCCAGATGGCGATAGTGGAGGGGGGTAAATATGCTAAAAGTTCATTTTCTAAAATAGCACTCTCACAAAACGAAAAATTTGAATTGATTGGTGCAAAATTATACACGGGTAGAACCCATCAGATACGAATCCATCTAAATTCCCTCTCCCGACATATTTTAGGCGATAGTTTATATGGGTTTAAGAGCCAAAATGCTAAAATAAATAGAGTTATGTTGCACGCATATATACTCTATTTAAGGCATCCATCAAGTGGTGAGCCAATGCAGATTTTTGCACCACTTTTTGATGATTTTATAAACGTACTAGATAAATATTTTGATAAGGATAAGATACATGAAACTATTAAAATTGATAACATTATCAATCACTTCCATCATCGTTTTTAG
- the pyrH gene encoding UMP kinase: MSNKRKRVLVKFSGEALAGENGFGIDTVILKFIANEIKTLVEHDIEIGIVIGGGNIIRGVSAAKDGIIKRSSGDYMGMLSTVINSIAMQEALEHVGMDVRVQSAIKMEAISETFIVRRAKRHLEKGRIVIFAAGTGNPFFTTDTAATLRAIEIDADMIIKATKVDGVYDRDPNKFSDAKKYNRLSYEMAMDDHIKVMDDTSIALAKDNSLPIIVCNMFEKENLLRIIEGNYESCSIVNKTNNV; this comes from the coding sequence ATGAGCAACAAAAGAAAAAGAGTTTTAGTGAAATTTTCAGGCGAAGCATTAGCCGGTGAGAATGGATTTGGGATTGATACTGTTATCTTGAAATTTATTGCAAATGAGATTAAAACTCTAGTAGAACATGACATCGAAATCGGTATTGTTATTGGTGGCGGTAATATTATTCGTGGTGTGAGTGCTGCAAAAGATGGTATTATTAAACGCTCAAGTGGTGATTATATGGGGATGCTCTCGACAGTCATCAATAGTATCGCGATGCAAGAAGCACTAGAACATGTAGGGATGGATGTTAGGGTTCAAAGCGCTATCAAGATGGAAGCAATCAGTGAAACTTTTATCGTAAGACGCGCGAAACGCCACTTAGAAAAAGGCAGAATTGTTATTTTTGCAGCAGGTACTGGTAATCCGTTTTTTACAACAGATACCGCCGCTACATTACGCGCAATTGAGATTGATGCTGATATGATTATTAAAGCCACAAAAGTAGATGGCGTTTATGATCGAGACCCAAATAAATTTTCAGATGCTAAAAAATACAATCGACTCAGCTATGAAATGGCTATGGATGACCATATTAAGGTGATGGATGATACGTCAATCGCTTTGGCCAAAGATAATAGCTTGCCAATTATTGTTTGTAATATGTTTGAGAAAGAAAATCTCTTGCGTATTATTGAGGGCAATTATGAGAGTTGTTCGATTGTAAATAAAACAAACAATGTATAA
- a CDS encoding RelA/SpoT family protein, with protein sequence MTLEELSLDFKASKDVETSISILRRFTEITPLIQKAIDFSIQQHQGQYRKSGEEYVNHPILTAALVAYYGGDEAVIVAGLLHDVVEDTDCDIKTIDQLFTKEIGGLVEGLTKIMEIRGNELIPSSSSDKIIASALTFRKMLLASISDVRVLVIKLCDRLHNMMTLHGLPEAKQKRISEETVVVYAPIAHRLGIASIKNYLEDTSFYYVMPQEYKKIDDFINEHKQQFQLRLNHFASKIRTLMIKNGFNEDEFTIIKRVKHHYSIYLKMQRKGISLEEVLDLLAIRVIVKRTLDCYKVLGIIHQEFNPLISRFKDYIAISKENGYQTIHTTVFNDKSIIESQIRTYDMDRTAEFGLAAHWKYKTGGLNPSLDWLNDLKAQNEQIDNIEEFYEIAKDNLYSEDIAVFSPKGDIFTLPRGATVLDFAYEVHTEIGLFASHAYVNKQKTPLLSELNNGDIVRIITTDVPQLRCSWINNVKTGKARNAIRVNCSQKIREINHKIAMRILTYIFNVGEKKISEWLERENIVKKVSRIAIDSVYLLEVVNLLKKHSKTDKLIFPLLKIDRYKVKKQKFENIVVYSNQNINDVFFDYCCHPKRGDDIIGFKKGNDVFVHHKLCKKANQQLDAGETAIFVKWTKEAPDRYKLLVSIENKKGSLANFLFYLAKMQINLVTIELGKLEEGHADYFDMIVEIPDKPIKSIRDNLKSRFNIIEFVSVSDAYKH encoded by the coding sequence ATGACACTAGAAGAATTATCATTAGACTTTAAAGCTTCAAAAGATGTGGAGACTTCTATATCGATTTTGAGGCGTTTTACAGAAATCACACCGTTGATTCAAAAAGCGATTGATTTTTCGATTCAACAGCACCAAGGGCAATATCGAAAAAGTGGTGAAGAGTATGTCAATCATCCCATCTTAACTGCGGCTTTAGTCGCGTATTATGGTGGTGATGAGGCGGTGATTGTAGCGGGTTTGCTACACGATGTGGTGGAAGATACTGATTGCGATATCAAAACCATAGATCAACTCTTTACTAAAGAGATTGGAGGCTTGGTTGAGGGATTGACCAAGATTATGGAAATCAGGGGCAATGAATTAATCCCTTCAAGTTCCAGTGATAAGATTATCGCATCTGCACTCACTTTTAGAAAAATGCTGTTGGCATCTATTAGTGATGTTCGGGTATTGGTGATTAAATTATGTGACCGACTTCACAATATGATGACGCTCCACGGACTACCAGAGGCCAAACAAAAACGCATTAGCGAAGAAACTGTTGTTGTTTATGCTCCTATTGCACATCGTTTGGGTATCGCCTCAATTAAAAACTATCTAGAAGATACTAGTTTTTATTATGTCATGCCACAAGAATACAAGAAGATTGATGATTTTATCAATGAACACAAACAACAGTTTCAACTGAGATTAAATCATTTTGCCTCAAAGATTCGAACCCTCATGATAAAAAATGGATTTAACGAAGATGAATTTACGATTATCAAAAGGGTCAAACATCATTATTCTATCTATTTAAAGATGCAACGAAAAGGAATCTCTTTAGAAGAAGTTCTCGATTTGTTGGCGATTCGTGTGATTGTAAAAAGGACATTAGACTGCTACAAGGTTCTAGGTATTATCCATCAAGAGTTTAATCCTTTGATATCACGATTTAAAGATTATATTGCTATTTCCAAAGAAAATGGCTATCAGACCATTCATACGACAGTCTTTAATGATAAATCTATCATCGAATCACAAATTAGAACCTACGATATGGATAGAACCGCAGAGTTTGGACTTGCCGCCCATTGGAAATATAAAACCGGTGGTTTAAATCCAAGTTTGGATTGGCTCAATGATCTCAAAGCGCAAAATGAACAAATTGACAATATTGAAGAATTTTATGAGATTGCTAAAGATAATCTTTACAGTGAAGATATTGCTGTCTTTTCTCCAAAAGGTGATATTTTTACGCTTCCAAGAGGTGCGACTGTTTTAGATTTTGCGTATGAAGTCCATACAGAAATTGGTTTATTTGCCAGTCATGCTTATGTTAACAAACAAAAGACACCATTACTGAGTGAGCTGAACAACGGTGATATTGTGCGTATCATCACAACCGATGTGCCACAACTAAGATGTAGTTGGATTAACAATGTCAAAACCGGAAAAGCACGTAATGCCATCCGTGTTAATTGCAGTCAAAAAATACGAGAGATTAATCATAAAATAGCGATGAGAATCTTGACTTATATTTTCAATGTTGGTGAAAAAAAGATTAGCGAATGGCTAGAGCGTGAAAATATTGTCAAAAAAGTCTCTAGAATTGCAATTGATTCTGTTTATCTTTTAGAAGTTGTCAACTTGCTGAAGAAACACTCTAAAACTGACAAATTAATTTTTCCTCTGTTAAAAATCGATCGTTATAAAGTTAAAAAACAAAAATTTGAAAATATTGTGGTGTATTCAAATCAAAATATCAATGATGTCTTCTTTGATTATTGTTGTCATCCAAAACGGGGTGATGATATCATAGGATTCAAAAAAGGCAATGATGTTTTTGTGCATCATAAACTCTGTAAAAAAGCCAATCAACAACTTGATGCTGGCGAGACAGCTATCTTCGTCAAATGGACGAAAGAGGCACCAGATAGGTATAAATTGCTTGTTAGTATCGAAAATAAAAAGGGATCTTTAGCAAATTTTTTATTTTATTTGGCTAAAATGCAAATCAACCTAGTGACAATAGAATTAGGTAAGTTAGAAGAGGGACATGCGGATTATTTTGACATGATTGTTGAAATTCCGGATAAGCCTATAAAATCAATACGAGACAATTTAAAATCACGATTTAATATCATAGAATTTGTCTCCGTTTCAGATGCATATAAACATTAG
- a CDS encoding S24 family peptidase, with translation MKKLDLSRDNIEETLHGSEFYCITAADSSMLPEINPGDDCICDCNAIIQNGDLVHCKIDGESLIRVYFRDIDKKIVQFIPIDAKAYSTLSIELSKIIEMNIEFHKIISVSKKLNIA, from the coding sequence ATGAAAAAATTAGACTTATCAAGAGATAATATAGAAGAAACTTTACATGGATCAGAATTTTATTGTATCACAGCAGCAGACAGTAGCATGTTACCAGAAATAAACCCTGGCGATGACTGTATTTGTGATTGCAATGCAATTATTCAAAATGGAGATCTCGTTCATTGTAAAATAGATGGAGAGAGTCTTATCCGGGTATATTTTAGAGATATCGACAAAAAGATTGTACAATTTATACCAATTGATGCAAAGGCATATAGCACACTATCAATAGAGCTTTCCAAAATTATCGAAATGAACATTGAATTTCATAAAATAATTTCAGTTAGTAAAAAATTAAATATCGCATAA
- a CDS encoding FtsW/RodA/SpoVE family cell cycle protein, whose translation MLQIDRRILSHFDILLPILVLPIIMMSYYLISEISTTLADKQLIYFSIGLMSFVFFFLIPIKRLEWLIPLFYWLTIILLASVDFFGVSKLGAKRWLDIPFIHFTLQPSEIFKPMFILMLAYLIKQNPPDRDGYGWASFTKISFYILLPFFLIAKEPDLGTALVLLLVGYGTLFIVGVNKKIWITLIVLISASTPFLYHSLHDYQKKRIMDFVSEKPSYHVKQSIIAIGSGGLNGKPKEEATQTHYKFLPIATSDFIFAYYVERFGFWGACALIFLYAFLIIHLITLNLKLRKDYFAQVITTGIGLLLFVYSSVNIAMTIGLAPVVGVPLPFFSYGGSSFITFMIFFGILENTIAFRFDPSHRMVKY comes from the coding sequence TTGCTACAAATAGACAGAAGAATACTCAGTCATTTCGACATCTTACTACCTATCTTAGTCTTGCCCATCATCATGATGTCCTATTATCTCATTTCTGAGATTAGTACGACTCTGGCAGACAAACAATTGATATATTTTAGCATAGGATTGATGTCTTTTGTATTTTTTTTCTTAATTCCCATCAAAAGACTTGAGTGGCTCATTCCCCTGTTTTATTGGCTAACGATTATATTATTGGCCAGTGTCGACTTCTTTGGAGTCTCTAAATTGGGAGCAAAAAGATGGCTTGATATCCCTTTTATTCACTTCACGCTCCAACCCTCAGAAATCTTCAAACCGATGTTTATCTTAATGCTCGCCTACTTAATCAAACAAAATCCTCCAGATCGCGATGGCTATGGATGGGCAAGTTTCACCAAGATTAGTTTTTATATCTTATTGCCCTTCTTTCTCATAGCCAAAGAGCCCGATCTTGGGACGGCTTTAGTCTTATTACTCGTTGGTTATGGCACATTATTTATCGTGGGAGTGAATAAAAAAATATGGATTACGTTGATTGTGTTAATATCAGCAAGTACCCCATTTTTGTACCATTCCTTGCACGATTACCAAAAAAAGAGAATTATGGATTTTGTCAGTGAAAAACCAAGCTACCACGTCAAGCAATCTATCATCGCCATTGGTTCAGGCGGATTAAATGGCAAACCAAAAGAAGAAGCAACGCAAACGCATTATAAATTTCTACCGATTGCAACGAGTGATTTTATCTTTGCTTATTATGTTGAACGTTTTGGTTTTTGGGGCGCTTGCGCATTGATTTTTCTCTATGCTTTTTTAATCATCCACCTCATTACACTGAATTTAAAATTACGAAAAGATTACTTTGCTCAAGTTATTACTACGGGAATTGGTCTATTATTATTTGTTTATTCAAGCGTTAATATTGCCATGACCATAGGTCTCGCTCCAGTTGTAGGAGTCCCTTTGCCATTTTTCAGTTATGGAGGGAGTAGTTTTATCACTTTTATGATATTTTTCGGGATTTTAGAAAACACTATAGCCTTCCGCTTTGACCCCTCTCATAGGATGGTGAAATATTAG